The Verrucomicrobiia bacterium genome has a window encoding:
- a CDS encoding LysM peptidoglycan-binding domain-containing protein: MRYVGLARRCAVGILLCWCLSGCFPASDSQTDEKREPYFINGKSLVGQMDYQGAIDSFEKALEVNPRSASAHFELGWLYEDKANDPAAAIYHYERYLKFSAHPDQADVVHQHINSCKLELAKTVSAVGPLASPAQRELERVLIENKQLRDNVTTLQSQLEQMKGTPVARVPEPAYVTPLPQTQVERNPAPSRPVVMTPHNTEHIGPSSSTHPIPKTYSIKSGDNPAALARRFGVSLNSLMAANPQVNPKHLHVGQILNIPAP, translated from the coding sequence ATGAGATATGTCGGCTTGGCGCGGCGATGCGCGGTTGGGATTTTGCTGTGCTGGTGCCTGAGCGGGTGCTTTCCCGCCTCGGACAGCCAGACCGATGAGAAAAGGGAGCCGTATTTTATCAATGGCAAATCGCTCGTCGGGCAGATGGATTATCAGGGGGCGATTGATTCTTTTGAGAAGGCGCTGGAGGTGAATCCGCGGTCGGCTTCGGCGCATTTCGAGTTGGGCTGGCTTTACGAAGATAAGGCGAACGATCCGGCTGCGGCTATTTATCATTACGAACGCTATCTCAAATTCAGCGCGCATCCCGATCAGGCGGATGTGGTGCATCAGCACATCAACAGTTGCAAACTGGAATTGGCCAAGACGGTGTCGGCGGTGGGGCCGTTGGCATCGCCGGCGCAACGGGAATTGGAGCGCGTGTTGATCGAGAACAAACAGCTTCGCGATAACGTGACGACCTTGCAATCGCAGCTTGAACAAATGAAGGGAACACCGGTTGCGCGCGTGCCAGAGCCCGCGTACGTGACGCCGCTTCCGCAAACACAGGTGGAAAGAAATCCCGCGCCATCGCGTCCGGTGGTGATGACGCCACATAACACAGAACATATCGGGCCCAGTTCGAGCACGCATCCCATTCCAAAAACTTACAGCATCAAATCCGGCGATAACCCCGCCGCGCTTGCACGAAGATTTGGCGTCTCCCTCAACTCACTGATGGCGGCCAATCCGCAAGTGAATCCCAAGCATTTGCATGTCGGGCAAATCCTGAATATTCCCGCGCCCTGA